Proteins from one Chroococcidiopsis sp. CCMEE 29 genomic window:
- a CDS encoding response regulator transcription factor — MFTSELTKCPSKLEIGQMSRILVVEDENLIREMLVLALEAEGYAIAAAADGRTALALLQSAEPSLGELPFDLVILDLMLPHINGLDICRLLRHQGNLVPILILSAKGSETDRVLGLEVGADDYLTKPFSMRELVARCRALLRRQRLGSLPQLPVLQFKDVTLYLQECRVTVRDQEVSLSPKEFRLLELFLNYPRRVWSREQLLDQVWGTDFVGDSKTVDVHIRWLREKLEKDPSHPEYLVTVRGFGYRFG, encoded by the coding sequence ATGTTTACTAGTGAACTAACCAAGTGTCCCTCCAAGTTAGAAATCGGGCAAATGAGCCGCATTTTAGTGGTTGAAGATGAAAACCTGATTCGGGAAATGCTTGTTCTGGCTTTGGAGGCGGAAGGTTACGCGATCGCCGCCGCCGCCGATGGACGAACCGCTTTAGCATTGCTCCAAAGTGCTGAACCTAGCTTGGGAGAATTACCCTTTGACTTAGTGATTCTGGATTTGATGCTGCCTCATATCAATGGGTTGGATATCTGCCGCTTACTACGTCATCAAGGCAACCTAGTACCAATATTGATCCTCAGCGCCAAGGGAAGTGAAACCGATCGCGTCTTAGGGTTGGAAGTAGGTGCAGACGACTACCTCACTAAACCCTTTAGTATGCGGGAATTAGTCGCTCGATGCCGCGCTTTGTTACGCCGCCAACGCCTAGGTAGCTTGCCCCAGCTGCCTGTTTTACAATTTAAAGACGTCACACTTTATCTTCAAGAGTGTCGTGTCACAGTTCGAGATCAGGAAGTCAGCCTTTCACCCAAGGAGTTCCGCCTGCTAGAGCTATTTCTAAATTATCCCCGCCGGGTTTGGTCACGGGAGCAGTTGCTTGACCAAGTTTGGGGAACAGATTTTGTTGGAGATAGTAAAACGGTAGACGTTCACATCCGCTGGTTACGAGAAAAATTAGAGAAAGACCCTAGCCATCCGGAATACCTTGTTACTGTACGCGGGTTTGGTTACCGATTTGGTTAG
- a CDS encoding YdcF family protein: MLDPALCVHQPSQWLAWKSMVATWLLTPTLVVLPLTALILLPWIIPRLPWKRQLSGLGTALLLMYYIATLPLTTAMAAKGLVTFVPSDPGVTADAIVVLGRGARLRNSRVDVAAELWKENRAPLIFASGAGDGSQIVELLSVEGIPNQALNEESCSRTTQENALFTATVLKPQGVKQILLVTDPPHMLRSLLTFRSLGFTVIPHLSPLPPDLPQGRKAVMVLYEYVGLVSYGLKGRYFPQSLPIAERPIIATIENPPSFQLQVVTTP, translated from the coding sequence ATGCTTGACCCAGCTTTATGCGTTCACCAGCCCAGTCAGTGGCTTGCCTGGAAGTCAATGGTTGCTACCTGGCTATTGACACCCACACTGGTAGTGCTGCCGCTTACAGCTTTAATTCTATTACCTTGGATAATTCCTCGATTGCCTTGGAAGCGCCAATTGAGCGGATTAGGAACTGCTTTATTGTTGATGTATTATATTGCTACCTTACCTTTAACAACTGCTATGGCAGCCAAAGGACTTGTAACCTTTGTTCCATCAGATCCAGGTGTAACTGCTGATGCAATTGTTGTCTTAGGACGAGGAGCAAGATTGAGAAACTCCCGCGTTGATGTTGCAGCTGAGCTTTGGAAAGAAAATCGGGCACCTTTGATTTTTGCCAGTGGCGCAGGAGATGGTTCTCAAATCGTTGAGCTTTTAAGCGTAGAAGGTATTCCTAATCAAGCACTAAACGAAGAAAGCTGTTCTCGAACTACCCAGGAAAATGCTTTATTCACAGCCACAGTGCTAAAACCACAAGGAGTCAAACAAATATTGCTGGTGACCGATCCCCCTCATATGTTGCGATCGCTACTGACTTTTCGTAGTTTAGGTTTTACAGTCATTCCTCATCTCAGTCCACTCCCACCAGATTTACCTCAGGGAAGAAAAGCGGTGATGGTCTTATATGAATATGTAGGCTTAGTTAGCTATGGTTTAAAAGGGCGTTATTTTCCGCAAAGTCTACCGATAGCAGAAAGACCTATAATCGCAACAATAGAAAACCCTCCAAGTTTTCAACTGCAAGTGGTAACCACTCCCTGA
- a CDS encoding ATP-binding protein: MLDIKTLDANTLDIDTLRQVQILSKLPDERLQWLLTQGKEVWVQPGEIHRREGDPAEHVFVLLEGQVRITQKVSTQEIILATYDTKTLYGELPVLMGKAHFWASGRALTRCRIFELPNEAFWQLLASCSCVTTSILRTMAQRVQAVQVLSQHREKLIALGTLAAGLAHELNNPAAACRRAVGQLQETFEVLQPLALKLNQQQMTCPEPEFLVQLQQEAFKGATTSTPLDPLTQSDREDEVANWLEERGIADGWKFAPTLVSAGLYTDWLDTVAQKVSDRSLAKVLNWLVTTLTAVGLLNEIEHCTGRISTLVQAVKDYSYMDQAPLQEVDVHEGLESTLTILSHKLKQGVTVIREYDRSLPRITAYGSELNQVWTNLIDNAIDAMNEQGQVWIRTSRENDHVLVEIVDNGPGIPPEIQAHIFEPFFTTKGVGQGTGLGLHIAYRVVVGQHQGDLRVISQPGDTRFQVRLPVNQS, encoded by the coding sequence ATGCTCGACATCAAGACTCTCGACGCCAACACTCTCGATATTGATACTCTACGCCAAGTACAAATCTTATCTAAATTGCCAGACGAGCGTTTGCAGTGGTTACTTACACAGGGTAAGGAAGTATGGGTACAGCCTGGTGAGATTCATCGCCGTGAAGGAGATCCTGCGGAGCACGTGTTTGTGCTGCTTGAAGGTCAGGTGAGGATTACTCAGAAGGTTAGCACTCAAGAAATTATCTTAGCGACCTACGACACGAAAACGCTGTATGGCGAACTGCCCGTGTTGATGGGAAAAGCTCATTTTTGGGCAAGCGGTCGTGCCTTGACTCGCTGCCGGATTTTTGAATTGCCGAATGAGGCATTTTGGCAACTGCTAGCAAGTTGTTCTTGCGTGACAACCTCGATTCTCCGCACAATGGCACAGCGCGTCCAAGCAGTACAGGTGTTGTCACAGCACCGCGAAAAGCTGATAGCACTTGGAACCTTGGCAGCTGGACTTGCCCACGAACTGAACAACCCAGCGGCAGCATGTCGTCGCGCAGTCGGGCAATTACAAGAAACCTTTGAGGTTCTACAACCCTTGGCGCTGAAGTTAAATCAGCAGCAGATGACCTGCCCCGAACCAGAATTTTTAGTGCAATTGCAGCAAGAAGCCTTCAAGGGTGCCACAACCTCTACTCCTCTCGATCCACTAACACAAAGCGATCGCGAGGATGAGGTGGCAAACTGGCTAGAAGAACGTGGAATTGCTGATGGTTGGAAATTTGCTCCTACCCTAGTGAGTGCAGGACTCTACACAGATTGGTTAGATACCGTTGCCCAGAAAGTATCTGATCGCTCACTTGCCAAGGTACTGAACTGGCTAGTGACGACCCTAACAGCAGTCGGGCTGTTGAATGAAATTGAACACTGTACTGGACGGATCTCCACGTTAGTCCAGGCAGTTAAAGATTACTCCTACATGGATCAGGCTCCTTTGCAGGAGGTGGATGTGCATGAAGGGTTAGAAAGTACGCTGACAATCTTGAGTCATAAGCTCAAGCAAGGCGTTACTGTTATCCGCGAGTACGATCGCAGCCTACCACGTATCACTGCCTATGGCAGCGAATTGAACCAGGTTTGGACTAATCTGATTGACAATGCGATCGATGCGATGAATGAGCAGGGTCAAGTTTGGATTCGCACCTCCCGCGAAAACGATCATGTGTTGGTGGAGATTGTGGATAACGGACCTGGCATTCCACCGGAGATCCAGGCACATATCTTTGAGCCGTTTTTCACAACCAAGGGGGTAGGTCAAGGAACTGGGTTAGGGCTGCACATTGCCTATCGTGTTGTTGTAGGACAGCATCAAGGCGATCTGCGGGTGATTTCCCAGCCTGGGGATACCCGCTTTCAGGTGCGTCTGCCCGTGAATCAAAGCTAA